From Chengkuizengella sediminis, the proteins below share one genomic window:
- the yfbR gene encoding 5'-deoxynucleotidase, with amino-acid sequence MENSHFLAYLYRLRYIKRWSLMRNVVNENVAEHSYHVSLITHVLCSIANEVFDKNINTEKAVCIALFHDATEVFTGDIPTPVKHHNDQILNSFREIEELASDRLMNTIPDVLKPKYETLIQTSESDQELMKYVKAADEIDAYLKCISEFSAGNREFATAKKDIELSLKNTNMPEVDFFLNSLAPSFEKTLDELSLFSRNKGIQNSEYNS; translated from the coding sequence ATGGAAAACAGCCATTTTTTAGCTTATTTATATCGGCTACGATACATTAAAAGGTGGAGCTTAATGCGAAATGTTGTAAATGAAAATGTTGCTGAGCACTCCTATCATGTTTCACTTATCACACATGTATTATGTTCTATTGCAAATGAAGTATTTGATAAAAACATAAATACAGAAAAAGCTGTTTGTATAGCTTTGTTCCATGATGCAACTGAAGTTTTTACTGGGGACATACCAACCCCCGTCAAACATCATAATGACCAAATCTTAAATAGTTTTAGAGAAATTGAAGAATTAGCATCAGATCGACTTATGAACACTATTCCAGATGTATTAAAGCCCAAGTATGAAACTTTAATACAAACCAGTGAATCTGATCAAGAATTAATGAAGTATGTAAAAGCGGCTGATGAGATAGATGCTTATTTAAAATGCATTTCAGAATTCTCTGCTGGTAACAGGGAATTTGCAACAGCAAAAAAAGATATTGAATTAAGCCTGAAAAACACAAATATGCCTGAAGTTGATTTCTTTTTAAACTCACTTGCTCCAAGTTTCGAAAAAACATTAGATGAATTAAGTCTATTCAGCAGAAATAAAGGAATCCAAAATAGTGAATATAATTCTTAG